The Cervus canadensis isolate Bull #8, Minnesota chromosome 29, ASM1932006v1, whole genome shotgun sequence genome includes a window with the following:
- the UNC93B1 gene encoding protein unc-93 homolog B1, giving the protein MEAEPPLYPVAGAAGPQGDEDRLGVPDGPEAPLDELVGAYPNYNEEEEERRYYRRKRLGVLKNVLAASAGGTLTYGVYLGLLQMQLILHYDETYREVKYGNMGLPDIDSKMLMGINVTPIAALLYTPVLIRFFGTKWMMFLAVGIYALFVSTNYWERYYTLVPSAVALGMAIVPLWASMGNYITRMAQKYYEYSHYKEQDEQGPQQRPPRGSHAPYLLVFQAIFYSFFHLSFACAQLPMIYFLNHYLYDLNHTLYNVQNCGTNSQGILLGFNKTVLRTLPRSRNLIVVESVLMAVAFLAMLLVLGLCGAAYRPTEEIDLRSVGWGNIFQLPFKHVRDFRLRHLVPFFIYSGFEVLFACTGLALGYGVCSVGLERLAYLLVAYSLGASASSALGLLGPWLPRPVPLVAGAGLHLLLTLSLFFWAPKPRTLQHIWILYTVAVLWGVGSALNKTGISTLLGILYEDKERQDFIFTIYHWWQAVAIFTVYLGSGLPMKAKLAVLLVTLVASAASYLWMEQKLQRGVVPRQPRIPRPQHKVRGYRYLEEDNSDESDAEGERGGCGGGGRGDCAEEEAPPAGLRPGPEPAGLYRRPCPYEQAQGGDGPEEQ; this is encoded by the exons ATGGAGGCGGAGCCGCCGCTCTACCCGGTGGCGGGGGCCGCGGGGCCGCAGGGCGATGAGGACCGGCTCGGAGTCCCCGACGGGCCCGAGGCCCCG CTGGACGAGCTGGTGGGCGCGTACCCCAACTAcaacgaggaggaggaggagcgtCGCTACTACCGCCGCAAGCGGCTCGGCGTGCTCAAGAACGTGCTGGCGGCCAGCGCGGGCGGCACGCTCACCTACGGCGTCTACCTGG gcctCTTGCAGATGCAGCTGATCCTGCATTATGACGAGACCTACCGCGAGGTGAAGTACGGCAACATGGGGCTGCCCGACATCGACAGCAAGATGCTGATGGGCATCAACGTGACGCCCATCGCGGCCCTGCTCTACACGCCGGTGCTCATCAG GTTTTTTGGCACCAAGTGGATGATGTTCCTGGCTGTGGGCATCTACGCCCTCTTTGTCTCCACCAACTACTGGGAGCGCTACTACACGCTTGTGCCCTCAGCCGTGGCCCTGGGCATGGCCATTGTGCCTCTTTGGGCCTCCATGGGCAACTACATCACCAG GATGGCCCAGAAATACTATGAGTACTCCCACTACAAGGAGCAGGATGAGCAGGGCCCCCAGCAGCGCCCACCGCGGGGCTCCCATGCACCCTACCTCCTGGTGTTCCAAGCCATCTTCTACAGCTTCTTCCAC CTGAGCTTCGCCTGTGCCCAGCTGCCCATGATCTACTTCCTGAACCACTACCTGTATGACCTGAACCACACGCTATACAACGTGCAGAATTGCG GCACTAACAGCCAGGGCATCCTTCTCGGCTTCAACAAGACGGTTCTGCGAACGCTACCGCGGAGCCGAAACCTCATTGTGGTGGAGAGCGTGCTCATGGCGGTGGCCTTCCTGGCCATGCTGCTG GTGCTGGGCCTGTGCGGAGCCGCATACCGGCCCACGGAGGAGATCGACCTGCGCAGCGTGGGCTGGGGCAACATCTTCCAGCTGCCCTTCAAGCACGTGCGCGACTTCCGCCTGCGCCACCTCGTGCCCTTTTTCATCTACAGCGGCTTCGAGGTGCTCTTTGCCTGCACTGGTCTCGCGCTG GGCTACGGTGTGTGCTCGGTGGGGCTGGAACGCCTGGCGTACCTCCTCGTGGCTTATAGCCTGGGCGCCTCGGCCTCCTCGGCCCTGGGCCTGCTGGGGCCGTGGCTGCCACGGCCGGTGCCCCTGGTGGCTGGGGCTGGACTGCACCTGCTGCTCACTCTCAGCCTCTTCTTCTGGGCCCCCAAGCCCCGGACGCTGCAGCACATCTGGATTCTCTACACAGTAGCCGTGCTCTGGGGTGTGGGCAGTGCCCTCAACAAGACTGGGATCAGCA CACTCCTGGGAATCCTGTATGAAGACAAGGAGAGGCAAGACTTCATCTTCACCATCTATCACTGGTGGCAGGCTGTGGCCATCTTCACCGTCTACTTGGGCTCAGGCCTGCCCATGAAG GCTAAGCTGGCGGTGCTGCTGGTGACGCTGGTGGCCTCCGCCGCCTCGTACCTGTGGATGGAGCAGAAGCTGCAGCGGGGCGTGGTCCCGCGCCAGCCCCGCATCCCGCGGCCCCAGCACAAGGTGCGCGGCTACCGCTACCTGGAGGAGGACAACTCGGACGAGAGCGACGCGGAGGGCGAGCGCGGCGGCTGCGGAGGCGGCGGCCGGGGGGACTGCGCGGAGGAGGAGGCGCCGCCCGCCGGGCTACGACCCGGCCCGGAACCAGCCGGTCTCTACCGCCGGCCCTGTCCCTACGAACAGGCGCAGGGAGGCGATGGGCCAGAGGAGCAGTGA
- the LOC122430751 gene encoding nucleolin-like, protein MAPPPKEVEEDSEDEEMSEDEDDESSGEEVVIPQKKGKKATTTPAKKMMVSPTKKVAVATPAKKAVVTPGKKAAAMPDKKTVTPAKAVVTPGKKGATPGKALVATSGKKGAAASGKGAKNSKNAKKEDSDEEDDSEEEDDEDEEEDEPAVRKAAAAFGAAPATDDEDDEEEEEEEEEEQDEYDSEEEPMEIEFFGLVLFPTQ, encoded by the exons ATGGCTCCTCCCCCAAAGGAGGTAGAAGAAGATAGTGAAGATGAGGAAATGTCAGAAGATGAAGACGATGAGAGCAGTGGAGAAGAGGTTGTTATCCCTCAGAAAAAAGGCAAGAAGGCTACCACGACTCCAGCAAAGAAGATGATGGTTTCCCCAACAAAAAAGGTTGCAGTTGCCACACCGGCAAAGAAAGCAGTTGTCACCCCTGGCAAAAAGGCAGCAGCTATGCCAGACAAGAAGACAGTTACACCTGCCAAAGCAGTGGTAACACCTGGCAAAAAGGGAGCCACCCCAGGCAAAGCATTGGTAGCAACCTCTGGTAAGAAGGGAGCAGCTGCCTCAGGCAAGGGAGCAAAGAACAGCAAGAATGCCAAGAAGGAAGACAGTGATGAAGAAGATGACAGTGAAGAGGAAGACGATGAAGATGAAGAGGAGGATGAACCAGCAGTGAGGAAGGCAGCTGCTGCTTTTGGTGCTGCTCCTGCCACAGATGATGAGGatgacgaggaggaggaggaggaggaggaggaggagcaggatgAATATGACTCTGAAGAAGAACCTATGGAGATT GAATTCTTTGGGCTTGTCCTCTTTCCAACACAGTGA